Proteins from a single region of Terriglobales bacterium:
- a CDS encoding glycosyltransferase family 4 protein has translation MKIAQVATADISIRYLLLDQIQALEEMGHEVTAVCAPGPHVEAVRAQGVAVETVPMARELTPLQDLRSRRALVRCFRERGFDVVHTHTPKAGLLGPAAARQARVPVVVHTVHGLLFHDRMSAWRRGLFWLPESYTARHADFLLSQSREDMEVAVRAHICSAEKIAYVGNGIEVGRFSPEGAAAARAQLRRELGLSDSDFVVGSVGRLVYEKGFAELFAAAAALAPAHPEIKFLIVGPRESEQRDAVPPERIRSLEQAGVVRFAGWQDHLRRWYSAMDVFALPSHREGIPRACMEAACMGLPVVASDIRGCREVVLHEKTGLLTPMRNAGALAEAIARLARDRALAAAMGEQGRRHILENFDARQMLARLRTFYQGLEPLVQRRKARK, from the coding sequence ATGAAGATCGCGCAGGTGGCCACCGCCGATATCTCCATCCGCTATCTCCTGCTCGACCAGATCCAGGCGCTCGAGGAGATGGGACACGAGGTGACGGCGGTGTGCGCGCCCGGGCCGCACGTGGAGGCGGTACGCGCCCAGGGCGTCGCGGTGGAGACGGTGCCCATGGCGCGCGAACTCACCCCGCTCCAGGACCTGCGCTCGCGGCGGGCGCTGGTACGCTGCTTCCGCGAGCGCGGCTTCGACGTGGTCCACACCCACACGCCCAAGGCCGGGCTGCTGGGGCCGGCGGCGGCGCGCCAGGCGCGCGTGCCGGTGGTGGTCCACACCGTCCACGGACTACTCTTCCACGACCGCATGAGCGCGTGGCGGCGCGGCCTGTTCTGGCTGCCGGAAAGCTACACCGCGCGCCACGCGGATTTCCTGCTCTCGCAGAGCCGCGAGGACATGGAAGTGGCGGTGCGCGCTCACATCTGCTCCGCGGAGAAGATCGCCTACGTGGGCAACGGGATCGAGGTGGGGCGCTTCTCGCCGGAGGGTGCCGCGGCAGCCCGCGCGCAGTTGCGCCGGGAGTTGGGATTGTCGGATTCCGACTTCGTGGTGGGCAGCGTCGGCCGGCTGGTATACGAGAAGGGATTCGCCGAGCTGTTCGCGGCGGCAGCGGCGCTGGCGCCGGCGCACCCGGAGATCAAGTTCCTGATCGTGGGGCCGCGGGAGAGCGAGCAGCGCGATGCCGTCCCGCCGGAGCGCATCCGGTCGCTGGAGCAGGCGGGCGTGGTGCGTTTTGCCGGCTGGCAGGACCATCTCAGGCGCTGGTACTCTGCCATGGACGTGTTCGCGCTGCCCTCGCACCGCGAGGGCATCCCGCGGGCGTGCATGGAGGCGGCGTGCATGGGATTGCCGGTGGTGGCCAGCGACATCCGCGGCTGCCGCGAGGTGGTGCTGCACGAGAAGACCGGCCTGCTGACGCCGATGCGGAACGCCGGCGCGCTGGCTGAGGCCATCGCGCGCCTCGCCCGCGACCGCGCCTTGGCGGCGGCCATGGGCGAGCAGGGCCGGCGCCACATCCTGGAGAATTTTGACGCCCGCCAGATGCTGGCCCGGCTGCGGACGTTTTACCAAGGTCTGGAGCCCCTGGTGCAGCGGAGGAAAGCGCGGAAGTGA